From Pan troglodytes isolate AG18354 chromosome 1, NHGRI_mPanTro3-v2.0_pri, whole genome shotgun sequence:
CATAAACTTAACAAAATTTCATCAAGAATGCaatttgtggctgggcgcggtggctcatgcctataattccagcattttaggaggccgaggcgggcagattacccgaggccaggagtttgagatcattctggccaacacagtgaaaccatgtctctactaaaaacagaaaaaattgcatagtggcctacacctgtaatcctagctaccggggaggctgaggcatgagaatcacttgaacctggaaggcagaggttgcagtgagatcgcaccactgcactccaacctgggcgacaagagtgggactctgtctcaaaaaaaaaaaaaaaaatgcaatttgtTAGTCAGCTAAGTTTAAAAGCAAttgattccattttcttctcaaaGTTCTCATTTTTCTCCTATGCTTCCTGGAGGCAGTATTACAGTaatcttacatttttatatgtggtACTTTAAGTAGTACGATATAATGCTGGGGTTCCCACCTTTAAAACAGTTCTATAGATATAGCAAATAGGAACAAGCCCACAGATACAGCACACTTTAGAGCTACTTTTTCCCAACTGCAGCATTTATACTCTGCTGTCTCTGTACACCTTTCCCTGTACCACCCTACTTTCCCTCTGCCCCCTTTGACAAAGAGCGCTCCAAGAAAACAGGCTGTTACCTCCTCGAGCAGGCCTGCATAGCAGAACGAAGGTCAAGAGATGCGTGGAAATGAATAGCAAGAAAGGTAAGTGGCTGCTGGGAAAGACTGCAGTCTCAGCACCCGGTCTCCCTTGGAAACTGGAAAAGGCTTGCACTGCCACTGCTATACAGCAAGCCAgaggcaaagcttgcaatttGCTAAGGAGCTGCTActaaggaggaggagaaggaaggggaggagaaaagggaaagaaggcaAAATCTTGGGCCTCGGCAGAGCCAATGCTGCTAATAGTTCCCAAAATAACATTCCATTAGATGCATGTTTTATACACTGTACCAAACCAATCAATACTACTTCTCATTTGACAGGGAGGTGAAAGAGAGAAATTCTTCCTCATGTGAAAGAAGACAGAGCAAAGAGAGATGCAGCATTCTCATTCTGGATCCTATTTCATCTGCCCTTGAGCTACCCTAGTTGCTGCATCCATCCAACTGAGCTGTAAATACTGCCTCACTTGAGGCTCAGGCATAGCCAGCTGGCAAATGCCAACAGCTGTGAAGAGACAGATAAAAAAGAAACACCTGACACACAGAAATGCAGAAACAAATTTCATATCTGCTATAAATGGGTTAAACCTAGATAGAGAAAGAGTGTACATACCACTCAATTTGATAAGCTAGCTACAGATCAGGAAAATTTCTAGATCTAATATGTGTCACATATCAAAATATGATCTGATTTCATAGTTTAGGACAACTGCATTCAAATGCTCATGTGTCATTTTTGGCCTCTCTAATTTGACACTGAGATCAGAGCTGATGTTTAAGCAACGAATCAAAGCTACAATTCCATTAagaattttttaagaaagaatttcCCTCAGCCAAACTAAGCATTTCTTAAATCTAGACCTATAATTaactggccccaaatgtcaagaGTGCTGAGTTTGCAGGGGCTGAAGTCAGCAAATTTTGTCTGTAAAGGGCCAAACAGTAAATCTTTCAGGTTTTGCAGGCCTACTCAACAGCTCTGTTGTGAGACCAAAGCAGTCACAGACAACACATAAATGAATAGGCAAGGTTGTGTGACTACTGCTTGCTGTGCTACACCAGCAGAAGGGAGCAGTTGCAACAGAAACCATGTGGCTtgaaaagtctaaaatatttactatctggtcctttgcAGAAAACATTTGCTGATCCCTGCTCTAGACACTAAGTTATTTATCACCAAGCTATGGCTCAGAGAAGTCCTTTTGCTTTAGAGAAAGTGTGAGTCTGGTGTTTCTGTGACCTACCTTAGATAACTACTATATCATCTTGAATTCTTTTCCATCTGAACATTTGTTCCATTAAAAACATGCCAGCCTCAAGTGCCAAAGCCACTTTCACAATGACAATGTTTTTACTTACATAGGTCACTCTACAGTTAGTTCACTGGTCAGAACAAGTGTTACTGATGGTAAGAATGGCAGAATCAAGCACCAACAAGGCCAGTGAGTGCTGCTTTATTTCACATACATCAGCTATACCAGCTGGACCTGGCCAActgtctcaaatatttatcatttactacAAAGTAGACTAGACCAAGACAAATTCAGCACCACCactcattttttttaacaagacaGCTCAAGAAACTAAACACACAAAATGTATGTGGAAATAACCTATATATCAAACAATAAGGGGAATGGTTAAATAAAGAACGTTCATATGATAAAATATAGACATTAAAAGACAAACTAAAAAGTACTATATATACGTAAGTTCCAAAATATTcatatctggaatatataaaaaactttcGTTTTCCGGCGGTGATGACCTACGCACATGAGAACATGCCTCTCGCAAAGGatctccttcttccctctccagaagaggagaagaggaaacaCAAGAAGAAACGCCTGGTGCAGAGCCCCAATTCCTACTTCATGGATGTGAAATGCCCAGGATGCTATAAAATCACCACGGTCTTTAGCCATGCACAAACGGTAGTTTTGTGTGTTGGCTGCTCCACTGTCCTCTGCCAGCCTACAGGAGGAAAAGCAAGGCTTACAGAAGGATGTTCCTTCAGGAGGAAGCAGCACTAAAAGCACTCTGAGTCAAGATGAGTGGgaaaccatctcaataaacacattttggattaaaaaaaaaaaaacttttacccatttttaaaaaaagaaccaacctaatgacaacaacaaaatcaacaaaatacataATCAGGAATTCACAAAAAAGGAAACCAGAAAAGCAtataaacataagagaaaatgttGTTTcactagtaataaaaaaaaatgcaaattaaaatgagaaatgatttCATCTTCCTTAGATTACCAAAAAAGCagtagcagcaaaagaaaaaaaacaacaacaaaacattttaagTCTAACCTAGTTGAAAAGAATGAGAAACTCAcgtacattgctggtgagagtaAAGAGGAGAGCAATCAGGCAGTGTCCAGTGAAGATGCACTTACCCTATAGACCCGGAAATTCCATTTGGAAATAAATACTGTTGAGAAACTCTTGCACGTTTGTGTCAAGAAACATGAACAAGAATGTAAACAGCAGCATCATTAGTattaggggaagaaaaaaaaaaagacctaaatacctaaatgtccatcagcacaggaaaaaaacaaaaacaaactgtggtataatTGTACAATGGACTAAAATAAGCATTTAGAATGAACAAACAGAATGCTAAGTGACAAGAGCAAGTTTCAGAATGATGTGTGCAGGTTAtaccatttatatgaagtattaAAACATGTGAAAGAATTATATAAGtatgcaaatgaaaaataatagtgATAAAAATTTGAGAATGATAAATAGCAAATTCA
This genomic window contains:
- the LOC739591 gene encoding small ribosomal subunit protein eS27-like, which gives rise to MTYAHENMPLAKDLLLPSPEEEKRKHKKKRLVQSPNSYFMDVKCPGCYKITTVFSHAQTVVLCVGCSTVLCQPTGGKARLTEGCSFRRKQH